DNA from Bradyrhizobium japonicum USDA 6:
GATCGCGGCGCAGGGCGCGGCATAATTTCCTTCTGTCTGTCGGGAGATCAGGATGCAGGGCAATTTCGGGCTTCGGCATGTGATCCTAACTATCGCGCTGGCACTCGTGCCGGCCCCGGCCTTCGCGATCGACGAAGCGCTGTTGCCGCGCAATCTGTCGCCCTGGGGCATGTTCCTCGGCGCCGACATCATCGTGAAGACGGTGATGGTCGGGCTCGCCGTCGCCTCGCTGGTGACGTGGACGGTGTGGCTCGCCAAGAGCATCGAGCTGCGCCGCAAGAGCAAGCTCGCCGTGGAGCGGACGCGTGCGCTCGAAGGCAAGATGAAGCTGGCGGAGGCGGCGGAGCGGACCGGCGATGCGCATGATGCCGTCGCGCAGCTCATCCAGTCCTGCGCGAAGGAGGCGGAGCTCTCCGGCGGCATTGTCGATGACGGCCTCCAGGAGCGCGTCGCGCTCCGGCTGGAGCGGGTCGAGGCCGCGATGTCGCGCCAGATTGCGCGCGGCACCGGCGTGCTCGCGACCATCGGCGCCACCGCACCGTTCGTCGGCCTGTTCGGCACGGTCTGGGGCATCATGAATTCTTTTATCGGCATCTCCGAGAGCCACACCACGAGCCTTGCGGTGGTCGCGCCCGGCATCGCCGAGGCGCTGCTTGCGACCGCGCTCGGTCTCGTCGCCGCGATCCCGGCCGTGGTGATCTATAATCAGCTTGTCCGCGGCATCGCCAATTACCGGGCGTTGCTCGGCGACGCTTCGGCGCAGCTCATGCTGCTGGTCAGCCGCCAGCGCGACCACAGAGAGTTCCGCCTCTCGCGGGCAGCGGAGTAGGTCATGGCCGCGAAGCTCGGCGCAGGGGGAGGATCGCCGCTGAGGCGCGGCGACCCCGGCGATCTCGACGTCACCCACGAGATCAACGTCACGCCGTTCATCGACGTGATGCTGGTGCTGCTGATCATCTTCATGGTGGCCGCCCCGCTCGCCACCGTCGACATCGGCGTCGAGCTGCCGGCCACCGCCGCCGAGCCGCAGCCGCGGCCGGACAAGCCGACCTTCGTGACTGTGAAGCCGGATCTCACGGTGGCCGTCGGCGAAGACACGATGGCACGCGATGGCCTCGCCGCTGCGCTCGCCGTCGCCACTCAAGGCCGCAAGGACGAGCGCATTTATCTGCGTGCCGACAAGGCCGTGAGCTATGGCGACCTGATGGAGGTCATGAACACCCTGCGCAATGCCGGCTATCTCAAGGTCGCGCTGGTCGGCCTCGACGGACGCAGCTGATGGCCGCGAACGCCTTTGCCCTGCACGAGCCGCTCGGCGAGCGCGAGACCGCGCGCTGGAGCGTATCGGCCGCAGTGATCGTGGCGTTGCATGTTGCCGCCGCGGTGCTTGCGATGAGCTGGCTCAGGTCGCAGCCGGAGCAGGGCGTCACCGTCCCGGCGATCATGGTCGATATGGCGCCGGTGACCTCGGCACCGCAGTCCACGCAAGAGGATGTTGCGCCCGGGCCGGTGATGCAGGAGGCCGACGCCTCGCCGCCGGAGCCCGTTAAGCAGCAGGCCGTCGAGGAGACCATCGCGCCGACGCCGTCGCAGGAAAAGCCTGAGGTCGTCGCGCCGCCGGAGCAGAAATTGGAGCCGACACCGGCCAAGCCCGAGCCGGCGAAGATCGTGCCGGTCGAGAAACCTGCACCGGCGAAGCCGAAGGTGGTTCGCCCGGAGGCCAAGAAGCCGTCGGAGGCGCCGCCCGCGCCGCGCACCAGCGCACCGCCACGCGCCGAGCGGGAGGCGCCGGCGGCGTCCGCCATGAGCGAGGGCGCGATCGCGTCGCTGGTTGCGACCTACAATCAGCGCGTCCGCGCGCATTTGATGCGCCTTCACTCCTATCCGTCCGGCGGAAACGGTCAGCGCGGCCTGGTCCGGGTGAGCTTCACGATCAGCCGCAACGGCCAGGTCACGTCCAGCCGGATCGCTTCGTCCGGCGTTGCCGCGTTCGATGCCAAGGCGACCTCGATGATTCACCAGGCCTCGCCATTCCCGCCGATCCCGGCGGAGATCAAGAACGGCTCGATGAGCTTTACTGTTCCGGTGGACTTTATCGTGCGGTAGCCCCCCCGATGTCATGCCCTGCGAAAGCGGGCATCCAGTACGCCGAGGCCTCACGATTCAATCGCTGGTGTCTCGGCGTACTCGATCGCCCGGTCAAGCCGGGCGATGACCGTGTTGAGAGAGCGTCGTCTTACTTTGCCTTCAGGAAATCCGCGACCTCGAGCAGCATGAACTCGTCGTCGTCGGCCTTGTTGGGATCGCGGCTGGACGAGAACGGCAGATTGTTGTCGTTGCCGACGATGATGTGGGTGTCGTCGACGCGATCGACGTTCTCGATGGTGAAGAACGGGAAGGTGTAGACGCCGTCATTGAGCGGCTTCCGCGCCTTCTTGTCGGGGTCCTGGATCTTCATCAGGTCGATATAGCCGATCTTGCGCACGGGCTTGCCGACATTGGCGTCGGTCAGCTCGATCTTGTAGACGCGCTTGAACTTGGCGATGTCGGGGAAGCAGTTCTCGCCGCGCGTGCCTTGCGGGCAGGCCTTGTCGGCGGTGCCTTCACCGTTGTCGCGCTCGATGATCAGGCCGCCGGTCGGGTCGATCATGTTGAAGTCGCCGATGGCGTTACCGTTCTGCTCGAACACATACTGCCAGTAGCGGCCGGTGAACTTTTCGGCGGCGACGTCGAATTCGAGGATGCGGGAGGCTTCCTTGCCGTCGACCTTTTCCCAATCCTTCTTGTCGGCGTCCCACAGCGGGCCCTCGAGCAGGCCGTAGAGGAACTTGCCGTCCTTGGACGACGCAAAGCCCTCATAGCCCTTGGAGCGGCGGAGGTTGACGTTGGTGTAGGTCGCGCCCGGCGCGCCCGGCGTCGCCACGGCCCAGTTGTCCGGCGAGCGCACCGGCTTGCCATCGGCAACCGTCTCGAACACGCCGAGGATCTTCCCTGATTTGTCGGCCTTCAGGATATAGGGGCCGAACTCGTCGCCGATCCAGAAGGTGTCGCCGATGATCTGGAAACCCTCGGTATCGAAGTCGGAGCCGGTGAGGTAGCGCTTCTGGGTGT
Protein-coding regions in this window:
- the exbB gene encoding tonB-system energizer ExbB; the protein is MQGNFGLRHVILTIALALVPAPAFAIDEALLPRNLSPWGMFLGADIIVKTVMVGLAVASLVTWTVWLAKSIELRRKSKLAVERTRALEGKMKLAEAAERTGDAHDAVAQLIQSCAKEAELSGGIVDDGLQERVALRLERVEAAMSRQIARGTGVLATIGATAPFVGLFGTVWGIMNSFIGISESHTTSLAVVAPGIAEALLATALGLVAAIPAVVIYNQLVRGIANYRALLGDASAQLMLLVSRQRDHREFRLSRAAE
- the exbD gene encoding TonB system transport protein ExbD, which translates into the protein MAAKLGAGGGSPLRRGDPGDLDVTHEINVTPFIDVMLVLLIIFMVAAPLATVDIGVELPATAAEPQPRPDKPTFVTVKPDLTVAVGEDTMARDGLAAALAVATQGRKDERIYLRADKAVSYGDLMEVMNTLRNAGYLKVALVGLDGRS
- a CDS encoding energy transducer TonB, with translation MAANAFALHEPLGERETARWSVSAAVIVALHVAAAVLAMSWLRSQPEQGVTVPAIMVDMAPVTSAPQSTQEDVAPGPVMQEADASPPEPVKQQAVEETIAPTPSQEKPEVVAPPEQKLEPTPAKPEPAKIVPVEKPAPAKPKVVRPEAKKPSEAPPAPRTSAPPRAEREAPAASAMSEGAIASLVATYNQRVRAHLMRLHSYPSGGNGQRGLVRVSFTISRNGQVTSSRIASSGVAAFDAKATSMIHQASPFPPIPAEIKNGSMSFTVPVDFIVR
- a CDS encoding esterase-like activity of phytase family protein gives rise to the protein MRATFLASVATIILTASTALAQNEGEFPAKLAGHVVMPAATFIDAPADAPADLKTSGKYTTGKRVDALGTVMGKSYERATGVSLPFKGQPLQGHSGIKHMPDGSYWVITDNGMGARANSPDSMLYLNRYKMDWASGKIERQETIFLHDPDKKVPFRIVHEDTQKRYLTGSDFDTEGFQIIGDTFWIGDEFGPYILKADKSGKILGVFETVADGKPVRSPDNWAVATPGAPGATYTNVNLRRSKGYEGFASSKDGKFLYGLLEGPLWDADKKDWEKVDGKEASRILEFDVAAEKFTGRYWQYVFEQNGNAIGDFNMIDPTGGLIIERDNGEGTADKACPQGTRGENCFPDIAKFKRVYKIELTDANVGKPVRKIGYIDLMKIQDPDKKARKPLNDGVYTFPFFTIENVDRVDDTHIIVGNDNNLPFSSSRDPNKADDDEFMLLEVADFLKAK